The Pseudochaenichthys georgianus chromosome 20, fPseGeo1.2, whole genome shotgun sequence genomic interval GCTCCATTTCTGGCACAACACTGGCGctgaccccccccccagcaTTATCCCCCCGCCGAGGGCAACAAAAAAGTCCTCTGCTCCGGTGCTTGTGGTATAAACACCAACAGTCCCACAGTGCTCCAAACTCCCAATCCTGGCATCATGGCTACAGTTAGCAGTCGTAATAggttgattttattttattattatgttgcaACAAGAAAGGTTAACTAAAGAAGACACTGCAGTCAAATCTGGCACAGTTCAGTGTACAGCACTTCCTCATCCGCCTCTCTATCTCTTCTCTAGGACAATCGGAGGTCCTGAGTCAGATGCGAGCAGCGGTTTTAAAGGCAGCTTCACCTCAGTGGGTTACAAACTGGGAGGCAGCGAGAACATTACCGTTGAGGTGAACAACGTGCTGGTCAACAAGGAAATCCACAACGTGTTCGGAGTCATCAAAGGATTCATTGATCCTGGTACGTTTTTATCTTCTCTCTGACCATCTACACTTGGATTATTTTGTCTCCACCATACATCTAAGATGCTTTGTTGTCTATATGTGAACCTGCAGATCAGTACGTTGTACTGGGAGCGCAGAGGGACGCCTGGGGTAAAGGTTATGCCAAAGCCACTGTTGGGACCTCCGTACTGACTGAGCTGGCGAAGGCTGTTCGGGAGATGGTGGAGAAAGGTAACAATTATCTCACAAAAATCTCGATGCGTTAATATGCAAGtacaatttttagccttaaagaAGTTATATAAATGAGGCTGTAGCCAATGTTGTAGACTAATGTCGGTcacagtgtgtgtttttgttgcagTTCCTTCTTCTGCTTAACATAAGTTAAAAGCtctgtctgtttttttttttcccagATGGCTTCAGGCCCAGGAGAAGCCTGGTGTTTGCTAGCTGGAGCGCTGGAGAGTACGGAAGTGTTGGCGCCACTGAGTGGTTGGAGgtagaaactacatttattttatcttgagatccaaaaaaaaaacatctatcCCATATTTCTTATATGTTtgaatatgtttgttttttaggGTTATATGTCTTCTCTTCACAAACATGTTGTCACCTACATCAGCCTGGACGGACTGCTCATGGGTAAGTAAAGCCTCTCCTGAAGCATATCTCTGTACTGAAAAAGTTGTTAAGGGATTTCCAGTCGGTTGACCTTGTGTATCTCCTCACAAGGTCGTGGGAGCTTTATGGCTTCAGCAAGTCCGCTGCTCTACAGCCTCCTTGAGAAAACGATGAAAGCGGTAACAGCACAACAACACCTCACTCAATGTTCATCCAGTTCTGTACAAACAAGTTGTGTTTTTGGattcatttattttcatttgccTCGTCGATGCAGGTGAACAGTCCTATGGGTGCTGGCACTGTGTACGATATGGTGGGAACAACTAACGTGTAAGTAATGGAGCAGCATGTAGAGCCACGTTTTTGTTTAGTGAGACATCCAAAAGATAACTATTGCAAACCATGTTTCAGGATAGTTTTGTAGTACTTAGAAATACAATGATTAACAGAACATTTGAACACACAGAAGTCTCACGCTGGgtgtttttataaaaaatatattggTGTCGATAAAACACTTAAGTctctgtacaaatacaaatgccTTATGCTCACAATTGAAGACAACATTCTAACATGTTAATTATCTCTGAACAAAAGCAGCCAGACAAGAGTTTTgcttaaagagcaacttgcaggttttttatttttactagatctatttatttatgcttaaccttgccttaaaattacaattaaaaaaagttaATGCAGGACTTGATATGTTTTACGAGACATAAGGGCAAGAATTCAGAGGGGAAAGGAGCCGTTTTGAGCTCTGCTACTAACGTCAAACGCGTCGTATTACGTCACATGGGGGAGCAACTTTCTCGGACCGTTATCTGCCCAATCCGCGGTAGTAGCTCGTAGTTGGTTTGAGCGGTTGTGATTTAGTGAGCTGGTATTCTTTCGGtaattttacattgcatttcaccATTTGTAATCATGGTGAGCTATTGTGTTTGTGCAGGTTGCACAAACTCCAGCCTGTCAGCTCATCGAGTCCACAGTTTCCCTATCAGGTAAAGGACCGGAGCTAGCTTTCGTTCCTGGGTGCGTTGTGAGAGGTGCATCCACCTCCCTGCAGCACATACTCTCCACAGCTGAAGTCTGTCAAACAAAGCGTTTATCAGGAAACCGTATTACATCTCTCTCCCCCCttcgctcctctctctctctctctctctctctctctctctctctctctctctctctctatctctctcccccttcactcctctctctctccccccttcactcctcgctcctctctctctcccccattcgttcctctctctctctctcccccattcgttcctctctctctctctcccccattcgctcctctctctctctctcccccattcgctcctctctctctccccccttcgctcctctctctctctcccccattcgttcctctctctctctccccccttcgctcctctctctctcccccattcgttcctctctctctctcccccattcgttcctctctctctctccccccttcgctcctctctctctctcccccttcgctcctctctctctcccctccggtACACAGCACCGTAAGATGTAGTGTGGAGTTGTATTGGGTAACGCGAGATACGGCTGGTACTTGCGCATTAGTGTCTGCTATGGATCAGTATCAACAGTCCTGCCAGTAACGTTACTATATTATCAATACTACTTTAGTTATAGCCTGATATATGATAGCTAACTTTACAATGTTGTGATGTGACTgacgttagctaacattaactgCCTGTAGCTAACGCCGGTCACTCACCAGGACAGCTGCCCTGttctccactggttctcctcacacCACTGCTCCATTTCTCGCCGATGGCCGTTATTTCTTCTAATCCTTGGCTGCTCCTGGTCTCTTGGACGCCTAGCAGGCTCATAATTATAAGGTTGTGGTCCGTCATATGCATACGAATATACATTTTCAACCTCTTCTGTGTCAAAACTAGCATTCTGATCCATGTTTATTAATACCTTAGACCGGCTGTTCTCCCCCGTGTGACGTCACACGCGGGTGGTCTTTTTTTTTATGCGGAAGTAAAAATGTCTTACAAAAACGACGCCAGATGTCACTGTAGTGTATATTTTTGGGAACATTTAGTGTATACATCATTTTCCTACACATTTATTCACTGGTGTCtctaacctgcaagttgctctttaagtaAAATGCAGTCTAAACTTGGCAAATATATTTTAATTGCCAATACCAAACATTATGTCAGCTCTGCCACAGTGTGGTTGCTGTTGAAAGAACAGATTGTGAAACCTTTTGTTGTAAAAGATGGGTTCATTTCAATAACTTTCAATAACATTCTGATATGTGCAGACTAAAGCCGATGTCAATGGACGACCCTGCCTATCCCTTCCTGGCCTTCTCTGGAATTCCTTCCATCTCTTTCCACTTCATCAATCTCAACGTGAGTAATGCAACACAATCCCTGGATAATTACTGTGGATATGTTTACTTTTACCCACATGATGGCAGTGTTTAGATGTACGAAACCGCCTATATACACTAGTGGCTAAAGATGGAAAAATAAATGATGTtagacatttattttcacattaGGTTATTGACATTGCATCCAAAGTTCAGAAACGCAGTATGCATTGTAATTCAGTCCTTTTTGTATATAAAAGAGACAGATGGGTTCTTTTTTAAAGAACATCCTATAGCTTCTCCTAGTGAAAGTAAAATCAATTCAAAATGCCCAAGATCACTACATCCTTTGCTACAAAGTGATGACTTTTTTTTGGCAGTTTACTGATTACTCTACTTATTCTGATTGTTACATCTTGTTTCCTTTGTGCTTTTTAGTTTTAACATGAACATTGTTTTTGAAATTGTGTGTTAAGGAGGAGACTTACAGCTACTATGGCACCGACCTGGACAACAAGGACCACCTCGATTACAAGACGAACCATCACACCAGTGAAATGGTGGCACTGGCGGCACAGTTTGCCGGACAGATGGCTCTGCGACTGGTTCACGACCACGTGCTGTATCCCAGCCTGGATGTGAGCCGGTACAGCAGCGTGATCACCAAGGCTGTGGTCCGGGTCTACAAACGCATCAACCAGCTCTCAATGGTCCGTTTCTCCATCTGTCTTTTGACATCTAGctaaagctttttgtttgttCTTAGTGTTATTGCTGATACCTTTTTTATTCTGTAGACTGGTCAGCTGAAGGAAGTGAATCCCAACTGGCTCAACCGTGCAAGTGGATCCTTCCAACGAGCTGCCAGCAGCATTACAGATGACATCGACAACACTGACCTGAGTGACAAGGAGTCCTGTCGGATCCTCAACGACAGGATCATGACGGTGAGACGCAGTGTAGTCACATGCGTGTTTAAAATGTTATTAACAAGTTCGATCCTTTGGTTGATGCCACTACTCTCCCGTTGATATATTTCCATGTGAACAAATTGGCAAAATGTACAATTTGCGTCATGGGTTGGGttaagaaatatttaaaaagtgCAAAACTATGCCAAATTCAAAACGTATCAGTTTGTGATCCTCCATGTTATGTAAATATTTTAGATTCTGTTTAGTTTGTACAATTGAAACATTCTAAAACGTTATTATAGGATTGTATGTTTACTAATTGAGTAATGGTTCCACTAGCATACATGCCCTATTTCAACATGTTGcatcatttcatttttttttcaaaaggtAATGGCAAATAAAAGATAGACATAATAATCAAATCATCACAGGTTCAAGTGCGCacgtgcgcgcacacacacacacacacacacacacacacacacacaccatgaaaAAAACCAATTGGGTTCAATTAAGTAAATCTTATCTTATAAAGATGGTTTATAAGAATGGTTCCTTGAGTGAATGCTCTTGCTAATGCACTATCCTGAGCGCAGTATACATGTAGCTTTGTTTTACTACTATATCTTAACACCTCACAGATGTATAACAGTCTTTGTTTTTCGTTCCAGGTTGagccctccctcctctctccctaCGTGTCCCCCATTGAAACCCCCTTCCGTCATCTCCTGCTGGGTCGGGGCTCCCACACTTTGGCCTCCATCGCTGAGACCACCGACATGGAGCACTTCCGCATCCAGCTGGCCCTCGCCACCTGGAACCTGCAGGGATGTGCCAACGCCATGGTGGGCAACATCTGGGACATCGATGAGGAAATCTAAAGAAAAAAGTCTGGGAAGTTGTGAGCGTGATTGTCGTGTGAGAAATGcagtttaaagtagaaacaaaaGAAAGAGCTCCAACAACAGCACTTTAGCACAAGCTGTCAATCAGATGTCTAAGCCAAACCCCTAAAACAGGTAGGGTCCGAGTTGTAATCCCCCACAGATTCAGGAGGAAATGGAAGAGTACGAAATAGTTCTTCACTGTGAaacaaaatgaaatgcttgATAATAATGCTACTGACAAATCTGCGTCCTCTTCTTCTGGCAAATAATTGAAGCAGTCTCTGCTGTGACCTCTCGCCATCAAAACACTGAGAAACCTTATTTATACTTATGTTTTTTATCAGTGGCAGGGCCCACTATAAAATGattattttgtctttttatacGACGTTATCGGAAGCAGTGTCTTCCATAATTATGACGGTTATACTGTCTAAGCACCCAGCAGCATCTGCTACAGAAATGACTCAACTGTTGCTGACAAAATGGAATCCCctgttaaaaaagaaaatattctTTTATTGCAAATGGCCTTTATATCTTCCTTTTTGAGAAAATATTTTACAGCATGCCATTAAATGGTTATTTAAAAGGAAGAAATTAAGAGTGATAAAGAATTGTCCCTGATATGTCAAATTAGTTGCAGAGTGAAAACCAAAAGTCTCTGGATATTGGGAAATTCTTATTTATAGACCACTAAGCCTAGAAATGTATTATGATTTGGATTTATCCTGCACTTAGTGGCAGGATGAATTCaagtttaaacaaataatttaaaGCTAAAACATTATCAAAGCTCTTTAAGACGCGAGTAATGATTAGTTAATTTGCAAGAAAGCCATTTATGTTGCACAGTCTACTTTGAAACAGTTTATATTATGATAACGTTATCGGGAGCAGTGTCTTCCATAATTAAAACCCATTATCGGGAGCAGTGTCTTCCATGATGTAAAGCAGTGATGGTAGTTTTTGCCTACCAGTGTGTGTgattgtatgtttgtgtgtgtttttaaatgtgtatttatcgAGAGCAGTGTCTCTCATATTTCACTTGAGGGTGGAATAACTTATCGGGGACAGTGTTTCCCAGAGTTTTatactttatatatatttatttgttggtcATTATTTTTGGATTATGTGGGTTTTTCTTATTTAGCTAGATTACACATTTGTTTTACATCTAATAAAACACAGAACATTATTGAAATGCACTTAATTGATTACAGTTTTCAACAAACCTAGTGACTTCAAAAGTACAACAGATGCACCTACATGTGATTCACTCCGCAACTCTCTTTGCATGGCATATTTCCTCTTCATGATACTGTACTGCTTTATTCAGTTGTAGTTCAACATCATTTCTATATTACAAACTTTTTAAATGAATTTGAGTTCTACCAATAgatctttttttttcaagctgtTTGATGTCTTTTTGTTTAACCATTTTCTTCCCATAAAAGTTGTTTTCTGACCATATTTTAAGGCCTTTAAAATGGAAATAAGGGATATTTATTAGAATACACATGTTAAAAGAATATCATCAGTCAGTCAACCCAATTGAATTAAATTCATATCCAATTTCTTTATTTCAATACGCTCTAGAGAGCAAACAAAACATCTGTGTTGGGTACTTTAGATTATTACATGTCATTATTACACCTCCCTTCTGTTTGGGAGCTTGATATTGTTGCAGCCTTCTTTTTCATTCCTGCAAGATGTTACAATAATTAAAACCAACGTTACTGAACTCTGATAGGGGCAACTGAACGGTTGGGAAATGTCATTGTGTAACTCCAACTGTATGTTTCATAACTCATTGTTCTCATCATGATCTCCATGTTCAGCAGAAAAGTCTAATAAACCTTTTTGGCTTAGCTTCCAGAATATGTTTGTCTGATCttattttctttttacatttttgtatgttttcAACAAGAGCAATTATAGTTTTGATTTAGTAAACAAGTATTAAACTTCTATTTAATTGCTGTTTCACAAATCAGCCACGTATACTTTTTGGGCTATGATGAGCAACATAAGGCAAGAAGTGGTAAACTGAAGCCAATGGAGCGctgttctatatatatatacatatattatattctttaaTATACTGTATCTGTTATAAGCTATTTTCTATCTTTTTGAAGACTTGTCATTAGTAGgtaaatgtatatttttaaGAGCAAGTATTCATTTTAATTTCTGTTATTTCAAGATTTGTCATGGTTTTCAGATTTAATAGAACAGTATTTAATTTACATTTGGACTACATTAACATAAACAAAGGCAACACTAGTGAAACTTATCAACCGTTTTTTTtacaaacatatataaatatttaacgaCACCTTTGCTGTTTATGGCCCTGATGAGGCTTTTCATAATCGCGTTGTACtcgtgcttttattttgaagcctgaaTCTCCGAATAGGAAGTGCTATTATTGTGGTGAATTCGAAGCCACTTCCGCCGCTCTATCTGCGCGTGATGATGTTACGCACAGTGACGCTCGTGAACTCGGACAGGCGCACCGAGGAGCGTTTAGGAATAAACGGAGGACAGAGATAACGGTTCCGCTGAATTTAAAAGGTTCCCCGATAAACAGCGCAGCTTCACGCCGGGCAGCAGGTACTGAAGAGCGGCGGGCAGAGCGAGGACTAACCGCAGGAAGGCGGACTGTTCTCCCGTAAACCCGTCTTCACCTCCCAGGTTGGTATTCTGCAAAGAAgctatacaatatatttggtaTGCTGGGGTTGTCTTTATCTGGCAGCTTGATATCGCTACATGGAAAACGTGACATGTtgcactaaaacaaaacacaataaatgactaaataaaataaagctaTTGTGTTTGGGAGTGAAACTAAAGTAGTGAGGTGTTAACTGACACATATAAAGGTGGACATCGAACGTCACTGAGGCTAATCAGCTTTGGGGGGCAGACACTGACAATGTAAAGCAGCAGCCGAATCAATACAAATCCGTTCTGATCTACTCTATGGAGATTATAGCTCTTTACCATGATGAACATCCCAGTGGACACACACTATTTGAACTCTGGTCTTAGCTTGATGCTTATTGCTGGATACTGGTATTCACTCTTTTGTTTTTAATGTCTAATATGTTTTTCCACAGTGAGATGCAGTTTCTACTCGGAACTGACCTGGAGTCAAATCATTACAATACTGGTGTCAATCTGGTGTCAAATGGCCCCAAGAAGATTTGATATGACACACCAAACATTAAGGGATTTCAATAATTAGATTTGAAAACATATGGATTTTGTTTCAATTATTCTCAACATGACTTAGAATGGGGAAATACACAAAGATCCCAACATTTTGAAAGATATTTTTTCAAATGGAATTTGGGGGCTCAGTTTAatcctttaaaaaataaatgccgACCTATAAGTATTTAACTATCTTCAGTTTGAGTTGGTGAAAATAAAGAATACTCTGTGCAGTAACGTGCAACCAGATAACACTTCCGATGCCATGTCTTCAACAACATGGCATCTCAAAACCTTGAAAATAAGTAATTTTTCCATAACCCCAAACATATTCCTAGACAAGATAAACAGTCTCAGTGCTATCATTTGTAGCTATTAACCTGATTAACAGATCAATAGGAGGAAGAAAACAGACTCGAAATATTTCAATAATGTAATTAAATCGTCTTTATGGACAACATTGGAGCctgatatttttttaaagacaCTGAATAGAGActgcttttattttaatgtgtCATGGTTGTGAATTACtccatacagacagacagattgaGCTCTATTTCTCAGAGCAGTTTACTTATAGTTCATTTATAATTTGAGTGAGCTCTTGTCATTCTGATTTCACTGCTTGTTTTTTATGTGTATGTAGATGCGGGGTCTCTCCATCCCTGGCCTCCTCCAGGTGACCTCCAGTGATCCCTCCTGACTGCAGCTTTAAACCCTGATCCAGCAGCAGACTTCTGCAGGGTAGGACCAGTAAGATACACATACTGTAAGAGATGATTGCAGAAGAATGTCTTTCTGTACTGGCTACACTAATGCCTTTATAAATGTACTCAAAATGTCCCTcagtctttttctttttctttttaaatgtgttgatTTTCTATGATATTGTTCTTTTAGTGACACATGGCGGTGGCTGACATGTGCAATAGATTACGAACAAAGTGGTTGATTAAAATTCCGTCTAATCGATAGTTTCAAATAACCAATTTGGCTCTAATAGTCAACCAATATATCTGTACGGTGGCTGACAGATGCAAATGCAATTTATTGGCCCCAAACACTTTTATTAGGAAAGCCGCACTGCAGCTAGAGGAACGATGCTAAAACACGTGCAATTGAAGTAACATCATCGCCAACTTGACGAAACATGCGCAGCTTTTACAAAAAGCGATGCATAAACGAAACGCTGCAACAAAAAAATcgctgcaaataaaaaaatgctGCTAATACAAATGCTGGAAGAAAACCCAAACCACATTAATTTCAAATATATTAACAAAACACTTATGATTATGAACAGACAAACTCTGTGAGAGTGACAGTTGGGGATTATACCGATCGCATAGTTTCTGAACCCACAGCACGTTTCTCCTATTGAAAATGTTTTGGGCCGTTGTAGCGTGTTTGCACCTGTCAGACAATTGACTGAATTTGGATCAATCACTGTCTTGAAAATCTATTACACTTTTCAGTAATTATCAAGCAAAACAAATTTCTAAATTGTATCTAAATCCCGCTTCTCAAATGTTCATAC includes:
- the tfr1b gene encoding transferrin receptor 1b; this translates as MERVRSAFNRMIKSERYSRFTLQPSEDGERHVEVKLSDDAAEDQAGGSPSFRPALPRQSRATLCYLALVILLIFSIGYLLGYLSHRDTQLPQENCATNPEMEIQKEAATEAAAEAAAAAVPDAPMYWKQVTELLTQKLTSQAFDKSLSDFDRPSRSAGSDGDKSLANGIFDVFKKEEMDPWVGIHHVLLQTPDSKCPNRVIYGSDNFKPTGYLAYSATGIAVGKLVYGNYGRQEDLEVLQKKNVQLKDSVLLLRAGNISFAEQVDNGAKKGASAVLIYPDPQDYSYNLDTALYGHVHLGSGDPYTTGFPSFNHTQFPPTKSSGLPNIPAQTITATMASTLLKTIGGPESDASSGFKGSFTSVGYKLGGSENITVEVNNVLVNKEIHNVFGVIKGFIDPDQYVVLGAQRDAWGKGYAKATVGTSVLTELAKAVREMVEKDGFRPRRSLVFASWSAGEYGSVGATEWLEGYMSSLHKHVVTYISLDGLLMGRGSFMASASPLLYSLLEKTMKAVNSPMGAGTVYDMVGTTNVLKPMSMDDPAYPFLAFSGIPSISFHFINLNEETYSYYGTDLDNKDHLDYKTNHHTSEMVALAAQFAGQMALRLVHDHVLYPSLDVSRYSSVITKAVVRVYKRINQLSMTGQLKEVNPNWLNRASGSFQRAASSITDDIDNTDLSDKESCRILNDRIMTVEPSLLSPYVSPIETPFRHLLLGRGSHTLASIAETTDMEHFRIQLALATWNLQGCANAMVGNIWDIDEEI